From a single Deltaproteobacteria bacterium genomic region:
- a CDS encoding AMP-binding protein — translation MPALTHVTDLWPLLEARAAETPDALFALDERGRTLSFAQYRDAALRCAAGLARLGVARDVPVSWQLPTRIDALVLTAALARLGAVQNPILPILREREVAFITRQIGARWLFVPRVFRGFDFEAMATQLATFRPGQNVHCIDDGLPEGDPASLPPAPVVTEPATAPVRWILYSSGTTADPKGARHTDHSVAFPGRAMCEVQALRADDRVALVFPVTHVGGVNWLVGSLMFGFTLLVVEIFDAKRTPLWLAEQRATQLGAGTVFHQAYLAAQREHGAQRLFANVRGYPGGGAPKPPQLFWDLLAETGAAIHSGYGLTEHPIAVMGGVTDAPEKLATTEGRATPGTELRIVKLDGAEAARGEEGEVRVRGPHLFRGYVDAALDRDAFDERGFLRTGDLGVLDAEGYLAITGRLKDIIIRKGENISAKEIEDHLHTHPAVREAAVVGLADAVRGERVCAVIVAREGAAPLALAAVAAFLRERGVATYKLPEQVEHVAELPRNPSGKVLKRELKQRYER, via the coding sequence ATGCCCGCGCTCACGCACGTCACCGATCTCTGGCCGCTGCTCGAAGCGCGCGCCGCCGAGACGCCCGATGCGCTGTTCGCGCTCGACGAGCGCGGCCGCACGCTCTCGTTCGCGCAGTACCGCGACGCCGCGCTGCGCTGCGCCGCGGGGCTCGCGCGGCTCGGCGTCGCGCGCGACGTGCCCGTGTCGTGGCAGCTGCCGACGCGCATCGATGCGCTCGTGCTCACGGCCGCGCTCGCGCGGCTCGGCGCGGTGCAGAACCCGATCCTGCCGATCCTGCGCGAGCGCGAGGTCGCGTTCATCACGCGGCAGATCGGCGCACGCTGGCTGTTCGTGCCGCGCGTGTTTCGCGGCTTCGACTTCGAGGCGATGGCGACGCAGCTTGCGACATTTCGGCCCGGCCAAAATGTCCACTGCATCGACGACGGCTTGCCCGAGGGCGATCCCGCGTCGCTCCCGCCCGCGCCAGTCGTTACGGAACCCGCTACCGCGCCGGTGCGCTGGATCCTCTACAGCTCGGGCACCACCGCCGACCCGAAGGGCGCGCGGCACACCGACCACTCCGTCGCGTTCCCCGGCCGCGCGATGTGCGAGGTGCAGGCGCTGCGCGCGGACGACCGCGTCGCGCTCGTCTTCCCCGTCACGCACGTGGGCGGCGTGAACTGGCTCGTGGGCTCGCTGATGTTCGGCTTCACGCTGCTCGTTGTGGAGATCTTCGACGCGAAGCGCACGCCGCTCTGGCTCGCCGAGCAGCGCGCGACACAGCTCGGCGCGGGCACCGTGTTCCATCAGGCGTATCTCGCCGCGCAGCGCGAGCACGGCGCGCAGCGCCTGTTCGCAAACGTGCGCGGCTACCCCGGAGGCGGCGCGCCGAAGCCGCCGCAGCTGTTCTGGGATCTGCTCGCGGAGACGGGCGCCGCGATTCACTCCGGTTACGGGCTCACCGAGCATCCCATCGCCGTGATGGGCGGCGTGACCGACGCGCCAGAGAAGCTCGCGACGACCGAGGGTCGCGCGACGCCTGGAACGGAGCTGCGCATCGTGAAGCTCGATGGCGCGGAGGCCGCGCGCGGTGAGGAAGGCGAGGTGCGCGTGCGCGGGCCGCACCTGTTTCGCGGCTACGTCGATGCCGCGCTCGATCGCGACGCGTTCGACGAGCGCGGCTTCCTGCGCACGGGCGATCTCGGCGTGCTCGACGCCGAGGGCTACCTCGCGATCACCGGGCGGCTCAAGGACATCATCATCCGCAAGGGCGAGAACATCTCCGCGAAGGAGATCGAGGATCACCTTCACACGCATCCAGCTGTTAGGGAAGCCGCGGTGGTCGGCCTCGCGGACGCGGTGCGCGGCGAGCGCGTGTGCGCAGTGATCGTGGCGCGCGAGGGCGCGGCACCGCTCGCGCTCGCCGCGGTCGCGGCGTTTCTACGCGAGCGCGGCGTCGCGACGTACAAGCTGCCCGAGCAGGTGGAGCACGTGGCGGAGCTACCGCGGAATCCGTCGGGGAAGGTGCTGAAGCGGGAGTTGAAGCAGCGCTACGAGCGCTGA
- a CDS encoding dienelactone hydrolase family protein → MNGEARFRDREIVFANGARGEHVEVDSADPANYRAAIASPRALPRRAIDGKLFRPPRATGATPAVVVVPGSLGVAPSHLAHAEALTSEGIAAFVIDPFGARSVTSTVANQTQYSFAASAYDVLAAYEALARRADVDAARIGAQGHSRGGSAVVTASMRRFADAVAGAGRGLAAAYAAYPWCGHQFLDPAIGRTRLRAVIGDRDEWCLPQQVQAQIHAMQLRGGDASLRIFDGAQHSFDRETKIELVADASVAPAAPTAYLADDGAFVHPLTNKPDPALTDRELMIYAMKAGYGKRGARIGTEGTLAAEFRADMLRFWREALLAQRS, encoded by the coding sequence ATGAACGGCGAGGCCCGCTTTCGAGACCGCGAGATCGTTTTCGCGAACGGCGCGCGTGGTGAACACGTCGAAGTCGACAGCGCCGATCCCGCCAACTACCGCGCGGCGATCGCGTCGCCGCGTGCGCTCCCGCGGCGCGCAATCGACGGCAAGCTCTTCCGGCCGCCGCGCGCCACCGGCGCGACCCCGGCAGTGGTCGTCGTGCCGGGCAGCCTCGGCGTCGCGCCATCGCACCTCGCCCACGCCGAAGCGCTCACGAGCGAAGGCATCGCCGCGTTCGTGATCGACCCCTTCGGCGCGCGCAGCGTCACGTCGACGGTCGCGAACCAAACGCAGTACTCGTTCGCCGCGAGCGCGTACGACGTGCTCGCCGCATACGAAGCCCTCGCGCGCCGCGCCGACGTAGACGCCGCGCGCATCGGCGCGCAAGGCCACAGTCGCGGCGGCTCCGCGGTCGTCACCGCCTCGATGAGGCGCTTCGCCGATGCGGTCGCCGGCGCGGGTCGTGGACTCGCCGCCGCCTACGCCGCGTATCCATGGTGCGGCCACCAGTTCCTCGATCCCGCGATCGGCCGCACCCGCCTACGCGCCGTCATCGGCGACCGCGACGAGTGGTGCCTGCCCCAACAAGTGCAGGCGCAGATTCACGCGATGCAGCTGCGCGGTGGCGATGCGAGCCTGCGCATCTTCGACGGCGCGCAGCACAGCTTCGATCGCGAGACGAAGATCGAGCTCGTCGCCGACGCCTCGGTCGCGCCTGCTGCACCGACCGCGTACCTCGCGGACGACGGCGCGTTCGTGCATCCCCTAACAAACAAGCCGGATCCCGCGCTGACGGATCGCGAGCTGATGATCTACGCGATGAAGGCGGGCTACGGGAAGCGAGGCGCGCGGATCGGCACGGAGGGAACGCTCGCGGCGGAGTTCCGCGCGGACATGCTGCGGTTCTGGCGCGAGGCGCTGCTCGCTCAGCGCTCGTAG
- a CDS encoding nitronate monooxygenase produces the protein MSRPTLRTALCDRVGIEYPVVLAGMGPVAGTGAPVATAELAAAVSNAGGLGIIGGVAYSPEVLRGEIRKLRLLTKKPFGVDLLLSPNFLVPRNAAAAAPPRADKLPKTHLDAIARIAQSLGIELKQAPPARGDGGSWVKPGESWAGAQMEVLLEEQVPVFASGLGTPKPFAAALRANGTTILSLVGTVKAARQVAADGADYVVAQGTEAGGHTGKIGTLALVTQVIEAVAPKPVIAAGGVTTGRALAGVLALGCEAAWCGTAFLVANEANQPALQKQRILAAAAEDTVITRLYSGKTMRNVTNPLIEAWEREGLQALPMGAQGALIRDLQYSIEQASRHELLMNAAGQTAGLVTKQRPAAEILAEMVSEAAEVLGSQLAKRVQVSR, from the coding sequence CCCCGTCGTGCTCGCAGGCATGGGACCGGTCGCAGGCACCGGAGCGCCCGTCGCGACTGCGGAGCTCGCGGCGGCCGTATCGAACGCGGGCGGGCTCGGCATCATCGGCGGTGTCGCGTACTCGCCCGAAGTGCTGCGCGGCGAGATCCGCAAGCTGCGTTTGCTGACGAAGAAGCCCTTCGGCGTCGACCTGCTCTTGTCGCCGAACTTCCTCGTGCCGCGAAACGCCGCTGCCGCTGCGCCGCCGCGCGCGGACAAGCTGCCGAAGACGCACCTCGACGCGATCGCGCGCATCGCGCAGTCGCTCGGCATCGAGCTGAAGCAGGCGCCGCCCGCGCGCGGCGACGGCGGCTCGTGGGTGAAGCCCGGCGAGAGCTGGGCGGGTGCGCAGATGGAAGTGTTGTTGGAGGAACAGGTGCCCGTGTTCGCGTCGGGTCTCGGCACGCCGAAGCCGTTCGCCGCTGCGCTGCGCGCGAATGGCACGACGATCCTCTCGCTCGTCGGCACGGTGAAGGCGGCGCGCCAAGTCGCCGCCGACGGCGCGGACTACGTCGTGGCGCAGGGCACCGAAGCGGGCGGGCACACGGGCAAGATCGGCACGCTCGCGCTCGTGACGCAGGTGATCGAAGCGGTCGCGCCGAAGCCGGTGATCGCGGCCGGCGGCGTGACGACGGGACGCGCGCTCGCCGGCGTGCTCGCGCTCGGCTGCGAGGCCGCGTGGTGCGGCACTGCGTTCCTCGTCGCGAACGAAGCGAATCAGCCCGCGCTGCAGAAGCAGCGCATCCTCGCCGCCGCTGCGGAGGACACGGTGATCACGCGCCTCTACAGCGGCAAGACGATGCGCAACGTGACGAACCCGCTCATCGAAGCGTGGGAGCGCGAGGGTCTGCAGGCGCTGCCGATGGGCGCGCAGGGCGCGCTGATCCGCGATCTCCAGTACTCGATCGAGCAAGCGAGCCGGCACGAGCTGCTGATGAACGCAGCGGGCCAGACCGCGGGCCTCGTGACGAAGCAGCGGCCCGCGGCGGAGATCCTCGCCGAGATGGTCAGCGAAGCGGCCGAGGTGTTAGGGAGTCAGCTCGCGAAGCGCGTGCAGGTGTCGCGCTAG
- a CDS encoding FAD-dependent oxidoreductase — protein MANDYDVIVIGGGGAGMCAAVEAHDAGARVLLVEAAGALGGSTAISGGVYYAAGTSVQRAAGIAADSADAMYEYYLTLNQHRVDPGVVRVLCDEAAPGVEWLISLGVEFRARDLYVSGVESVARGHAARGNGAAIAAALERAIRARPIDLALGNRVEQLLFRDGAVRGVRANGEDATARSVVLASGGFGQNADLLARYYPDGVASGDWSWCISAPTCVGDGLTMSQQVGASIGGHGRGLLLTTPGFSKQLEAHVPGWIVYVNPDGRRFVNEMAAYAVMAGVIKEQGGRCWAIFDEATRAAAKPSPDLADAFASGVIPLNWVAEVLEREANAGKLHRADSLEALAKRAGIAPAALASTVSRYNADCAAGRDSAFFKDARELRPIATPPFYAAEIRPAIVCLTSCGPRITPDARVLDQNERPIPGLFAAGEVTGNVLGERYVGGGNSIANAVVFGRVAGRSAAHRGEVA, from the coding sequence ATGGCGAACGACTACGACGTGATCGTGATCGGCGGCGGCGGAGCGGGCATGTGCGCGGCTGTCGAGGCGCACGACGCCGGCGCGCGCGTGCTGCTCGTCGAAGCCGCGGGCGCGCTCGGCGGCTCGACCGCGATCTCGGGCGGCGTCTACTACGCCGCCGGCACTTCGGTACAGCGCGCGGCGGGCATCGCGGCCGACAGCGCCGACGCGATGTACGAGTACTACCTCACGCTGAATCAGCACCGCGTCGACCCGGGGGTCGTGCGCGTGCTCTGCGACGAGGCTGCGCCCGGCGTCGAGTGGCTGATCTCGCTCGGCGTCGAGTTTCGCGCGCGCGATCTCTACGTGAGCGGCGTCGAGAGCGTCGCGCGCGGGCACGCGGCGCGCGGCAACGGCGCCGCGATCGCCGCCGCGCTCGAGCGCGCCATACGCGCACGCCCCATCGATCTCGCGCTCGGCAATCGCGTGGAGCAGTTGTTATTCCGCGACGGCGCCGTGCGCGGCGTGCGCGCGAACGGCGAGGACGCCACCGCGCGCAGCGTCGTGCTCGCGAGTGGCGGCTTCGGCCAGAACGCGGACCTGCTCGCGCGCTACTACCCAGACGGCGTCGCGAGCGGCGACTGGTCGTGGTGCATCTCCGCGCCAACGTGCGTGGGCGACGGCCTCACCATGTCCCAACAAGTCGGCGCCTCGATCGGCGGCCACGGCCGCGGCCTGCTCCTAACAACTCCCGGATTCTCGAAACAGCTCGAAGCCCACGTGCCCGGCTGGATCGTCTACGTCAACCCCGACGGCCGCCGCTTCGTGAACGAGATGGCGGCGTACGCCGTGATGGCGGGCGTGATCAAGGAACAGGGCGGCCGCTGCTGGGCGATCTTCGACGAGGCGACGCGCGCCGCGGCGAAGCCGAGCCCGGATCTCGCCGACGCCTTCGCGAGCGGCGTGATCCCGCTCAACTGGGTCGCCGAAGTTCTCGAGCGCGAAGCCAACGCGGGCAAGCTGCATCGAGCGGACTCCCTCGAAGCGCTCGCGAAGCGCGCCGGCATCGCGCCCGCCGCGCTGGCGAGCACCGTGTCGCGATACAACGCCGACTGCGCCGCCGGCCGCGACAGCGCGTTCTTCAAGGACGCGCGCGAGCTGCGCCCGATTGCGACGCCGCCGTTCTACGCCGCCGAGATCCGCCCCGCGATCGTGTGCCTCACCAGCTGCGGCCCGCGCATCACCCCCGACGCGCGCGTGCTCGACCAGAACGAGCGCCCGATCCCCGGCCTGTTCGCCGCGGGGGAGGTGACGGGCAACGTGTTAGGGGAACGCTACGTGGGCGGCGGCAACTCGATCGCGAATGCGGTGGTGTTCGGGAGAGTGGCGGGGAGGAGTGCGGCGCATCGAGGGGAGGTCGCCTGA